Proteins from a genomic interval of Xylocopa sonorina isolate GNS202 chromosome 4, iyXylSono1_principal, whole genome shotgun sequence:
- the Lcch3 gene encoding ligand-gated chloride channel homolog 3 — protein sequence MHRRMWLQQICLLLQMIHLVARASLENTVVADRLENVTQTISRILDGYDIRLRPNFGGEPLLVGMDLTIASFDAISEVNMDYTITMYLNQYWKDERLAFSQEEEVLTLSGDFAEKIWVPDTFFANDKNSFLHDVTERNKLVRLSGDGSVTYGMRFTTTLACMMDLHYYPLDSQNCTVEIESYGYTVLDVVMYWKETPVRGVEEAELPQFTIIGYETNDRKERLATGIYQRLSLSFKLQRNIGYFVFQTYLPSILIVMLSWVSFWINHEATSARVALGITTVLTMTTISTGVRSSLPRISYVKAIDIYLVMCFVFVFAALLEYAAVNYTYWGARAKKKTKKKDTDDKRVISSKSGSKASSPFPGSTEADIIELQDLRMSPLPSIRNRSGLVSSSSTPGTGREHDPAKFPPSFRISRVAAYNTYGRHPGLRYRGPKPHKPKVLHAIRRGASVLRVSMPKIKDVNIIDKYSRIIFPVSFMLFNAIYWVFYFL from the exons ATGCATCGCAGAATGTGGCTGCAGCAGATCTGTCTCCTGTTGCAGATGATTCACCTAGTCGCTCG GGCCAGTCTTGAGAATACAGTGGTGGCGGATAGATTGGAGAATGTAACGCAAACTATATCACGAATCCTTGATGGTTACGATATTCGATTGAGGCCAAATTTCGGCG GGGAACCCCTATTGGTTGGTATGGATCTTACAATAGCGAGTTTCGATGCAATCTCGGAAGTAAACATG GATTACACGATAACGATGTATTTAAATCAATACTGGAAAGACGAGAGGCTTGCATTTTCCCAAGAAGAAGAGGTTCTCACCCTTAGCGGAGATTTCGCGGAGAAGATTTGGGTTCCTGATACGTTCTTCGCCAACGATAAAAATAG CTTCTTACACGACGTGACCGAGCGTAATAAACTCGTTCGGTTGTCCGGGGACGGATCAGTCACTTATGGCATGAGATTCACGACGACCCTGGCTTGCATGATGGATCTGCACTACTATCCGCTCGATTCGCAGAACTGCACCGTAGAGATTGAGAGCT ATGGGTACACGGTGTTGGACGTTGTAATGTATTGGAAGGAGACTCCAGTCCGCGGTGTCGAAGAGGCGGAACTGCCACAGTTCACGATAATCGGTTACGAAACGAATGACCGTAAAGAGAGGCTGGCCACCGGCATATACCAGAGATTATCGTTGAGCTTCAAACTTCAAAGGAACATCGGATACTTTGTGTTCCAAACTTACCTGCCTAGCATCCTCATCGTGATGCTGAGCTGGGTCAGTTTCTGGATTAATCACGAGGCGACCAGTGCTAGAGTGGCCCTCG GTATAACGACGGTCCTGACGATGACCACTATTTCAACGGGTGTGCGTAGCTCTCTGCCGCGTATCAGCTACGTGAAGGCTATCGACATTTACTTGGTGATGTGTTTCGTTTTCGTGTTCGCCGCTCTGCTAGAATACGCGGCGGTCAATTACACTTATTGGGGCGCCAGAGCCaaaaagaagacgaagaagaaagaCACGGATGACAAACGAGTGATTTCCTCGAAATCAG GGAGCAAAGCGAGCTCTCCTTTCCCGGGTTCAACGGAGGCGGATATAATAGAGCTTCAAGATCTGAGGATGTCGCCTCTGCCCAGCATAAGGAACAGGTCGGGACTGGTTAGTAGCAGCTCGACGCCCGGTACTGGAAGAGAACACGATCCGGCCAAGTTCCCCCCTAGCTTTCGAATTTCTAGAGTCGCGGCCTACAATACGTACGGTCGGCATCCTGGCCTTAGGTACAGGGGCCCTAAGCCGCACAAACCCAAG GTACTGCATGCGATACGGCGAGGGGCGTCCGTATTGCGAGTATCCATGCCGAAGATTAAGGATGTAAATATTATCGACAAATACTCCCGAATTATATTTCCGGTCAGTTTTATGCTATTCAATGCCATCTACTGGGTATTCTATTTCCTTTGA
- the Wgn gene encoding tumor necrosis factor receptor superfamily member wengen isoform X1 gives MPREPNRGYLLAVLLVLVGLRKADCLTSASRYPVCKPGSEFWSEERAACWPCTRCAPEFTLSPCLIYKDAICGPLSALELDWSFLSTRKRPETGQTSLEAVTSKMLWRFPELDQQQIRPESKDFVDEQEHDAQSNTMDQTLARPRPRHAAISEERILWDWQTVSLILAVCACILFFLVAGCSALVYTRQWRRMKKNFEPVDLEEISARLNLMVKAELAELIAGAPMNPGDPETRCQYLEKFLDRKRETSVMIDWPDVSGNVYIEDGEPSKGKKLQVAKIHRNIETILNQTKNISDS, from the exons ATGCCTCGGGAGCCCAATCGGGGATATCTGTTGGCCGTGCTGCTGGTATTGGTCGGTCTCCGCAAGGCAGACTGCCTGACATCCGCTTCCCGATATCCGGTTTGTAAACCGGGTTCCGAATTTTGGTCGGAGGAACGCGCCGCCTGTTGGCCTTGCACTAGATGCGCTCCCGAATTCACTCTGAGTCCCTGCTTGATTTATAAGGATGCAATTTGCGGGCCACTCTCGGCGCTCGAGCTCGATTGGTCTTTCCTTTCGACGAGGAAACGGCCGGAGACTGGTCAAACTAGTCTCGAGGCGGTCACATCGAAGATGTTGTGGAGGTTTCCAGAATTGGATCAGCAACAGATTAGACCGGAATCGAAGGACTTTGTCGACGAGCAGGAGCACGATGCCCAGTCGAATACGATGGACCAG ACACTGGCCCGGCCACGTCCGAGACACGCCGCTATCTCGGAGGAGAGAATTCTATGGGACTGGCAAACCGTCTCGCTGATCCTTGCCGTTTGTGCCTGTATCCTCTTTTTTCTGGTCGCAGGATGCTCGGCCTTGGTCTACACGAGGCAGTGGCGTCGGATGAAGAAAAACTTCGAGCCTG TAGATCTAGAAGAAATCTCGGCTCGATTAAATTTAATGGTCAAAGCGGAACTAGCCGAGCTGATTGCCGGAGCACCCATGAACCCGGGTGATCCAGAAACAAGGTGCCAATATCTTGAGAAATTTTTAG ATCGAAAGAGGGAGACTTCTGTGATGATCGATTGGCCGGATGTCAGTGGTAATGTTTACATAGAAGACGGGGAACCTTCGAAAGGGAAGAAACTGCAAGTTGCTAAAATCCATCGGAACATCGAGACGATTTTAAATCAAACAAAGAATATCAGCGATTCCTAA
- the Wgn gene encoding tumor necrosis factor receptor superfamily member wengen isoform X2: MPREPNRGYLLAVLLVLVGLRKADCLTSASRYPVCKPGSEFWSEERAACWPCTRCAPEFTLSPCLIYKDAICGPLSALELDWSFLSTRKRPETGQTSLEAVTSKMLWRFPELDQQQIRPESKDFVDEQEHDAQSNTMDQTLARPRPRHAAISEERILWDWQTVSLILAVCACILFFLVAGCSALVYTRQWRRMKKNFEPDLEEISARLNLMVKAELAELIAGAPMNPGDPETRCQYLEKFLDRKRETSVMIDWPDVSGNVYIEDGEPSKGKKLQVAKIHRNIETILNQTKNISDS; this comes from the exons ATGCCTCGGGAGCCCAATCGGGGATATCTGTTGGCCGTGCTGCTGGTATTGGTCGGTCTCCGCAAGGCAGACTGCCTGACATCCGCTTCCCGATATCCGGTTTGTAAACCGGGTTCCGAATTTTGGTCGGAGGAACGCGCCGCCTGTTGGCCTTGCACTAGATGCGCTCCCGAATTCACTCTGAGTCCCTGCTTGATTTATAAGGATGCAATTTGCGGGCCACTCTCGGCGCTCGAGCTCGATTGGTCTTTCCTTTCGACGAGGAAACGGCCGGAGACTGGTCAAACTAGTCTCGAGGCGGTCACATCGAAGATGTTGTGGAGGTTTCCAGAATTGGATCAGCAACAGATTAGACCGGAATCGAAGGACTTTGTCGACGAGCAGGAGCACGATGCCCAGTCGAATACGATGGACCAG ACACTGGCCCGGCCACGTCCGAGACACGCCGCTATCTCGGAGGAGAGAATTCTATGGGACTGGCAAACCGTCTCGCTGATCCTTGCCGTTTGTGCCTGTATCCTCTTTTTTCTGGTCGCAGGATGCTCGGCCTTGGTCTACACGAGGCAGTGGCGTCGGATGAAGAAAAACTTCGAGCCTG ATCTAGAAGAAATCTCGGCTCGATTAAATTTAATGGTCAAAGCGGAACTAGCCGAGCTGATTGCCGGAGCACCCATGAACCCGGGTGATCCAGAAACAAGGTGCCAATATCTTGAGAAATTTTTAG ATCGAAAGAGGGAGACTTCTGTGATGATCGATTGGCCGGATGTCAGTGGTAATGTTTACATAGAAGACGGGGAACCTTCGAAAGGGAAGAAACTGCAAGTTGCTAAAATCCATCGGAACATCGAGACGATTTTAAATCAAACAAAGAATATCAGCGATTCCTAA